A single genomic interval of Helianthus annuus cultivar XRQ/B chromosome 13, HanXRQr2.0-SUNRISE, whole genome shotgun sequence harbors:
- the LOC110901287 gene encoding uncharacterized protein LOC110901287, whose product MSANRDISYDLFLKDTTITNVGAVWEISKPKSVVIVGTVISVNKCWYHMTCPKCSHKATLEVEELFAPDCFDDFQQFDVYYCSNYQCSENTVEPVPKFKINLEVSDESDDVELILFHDQAVQLFNKSPKLLIEENTMSDDIMKLPEDIELIVGKVFAFKIEVTEHNLVHYDEVYGITHISDDANLIVEIKNNFVSLQDQKNVNGKRCVNEVKDIHVIEHSVSTKRKTIG is encoded by the exons ATGTCTGCAAACAGAGATATCTCATATGATTTATTTCTTAAAGATACAACCATCACTAATGTTGGTGCCGTATGGGAAATATCAAAG CCAAAAAGTGTTGTTATTGTTGGTACTGTTATTAGTGTTAACAAATGTTGGTACCATATGACATGCCCTAAGTGTTCACACAAAGCCACTTTGGAGGTCGAGGAACTTTTTGCACCTGATTGTTTTGATGATTTTCAACAATTTGATGTTTATTACTGCTCCAATTATCAATGTTCTGAGAATACAGTTGAACCTGTTCCGAAGTTCAAAATTAATCTTGAAGTTTCTGATGAGTCGGATGATGTTGAGCTGATTTTGTTTCACGACCAGGCCGTTCAGCTTTTTAATAAGTCGCCAAAACTGTTGATTGAAGAGAACACAATG TCTGACGATATTATGAAGCTTCCAGAAGACATAGAGTTAATTGTTGGGAAAGTTTTCGCTTTCAAGATAGAAGTCACGGAGCACAATTTGGTTCATTATGACGAGGTTTATGGAATTACCCATATAAGCGATGATGCAAACCTTATTGTTGAGATTAAGAACAACTTTGTTTCTCTACAG GATCAGAAAAATGTCAATGGCAAACGATGTGTTAATGAAGTTAAAGACATTCATGTGATTGAACACTCTGTTTCAACAAAGCGCAAGACCATCGGTTGA
- the LOC110901289 gene encoding ATP-dependent DNA helicase RRM3-like codes for MWEFFAYRIQDRISGYSLVLNGRRLFQQFLVDAYTMVESERLNFIRGKQKNLRSETFENLQKYKHTGQENLSNTGQKVILPSSFTGGARFMQQNYLDAMALCKWFGYPDFFITITCNPKWPEISRFLKDTSIKPEDRPDILCRLFKMKLDSMIKDLKDNKFFGEMNAVVYTVEFQKRGLPHAHICLFMKVDHKLPTVDHIDPFISAEIPDKSEDPQLYTLVSEYMIHGPCGNANLSCPCMVDKRCSKRFPKKFSTQTIIDSSGFPVYRRRDCGRTVIKKGVQLDNRSVVPYNKSLLRRYQTHINVEWCNQAGSIKYLFKYINKGPDRATAVVFCEAEGSSIQKPKDEIKEYYDCRYISACEASWRILSNEVHYRYPAVMRLPFHLPGQHNVVYGADDDIEDVLSKPSVASSMFLKWYQTVGRIHSVSIASGEPYYLRILLNKVRGPKSFEDIRTVNGELFPTFKDACYAMGLLDDDNEYVEAIKEASFDGHCRYLRALFATMLLTNTLTRPEFVWDKTWHLLGDDILYRHLTLPEDQLKNQILFEIENYLISNGSSLSKFTTMPYPDHHSLRQITNRLINDELSQDTNELQTEFCRMKECLTEEQSNVFNEIMHAIDSQNGGLFFVYGYGGTGKTFLWKTLASAIRSKGQIVLNVASSGIASLLLSKGRTAHSRFKIPINLTEDSMCHIKPNDDVADQLKEAKLIIWDEAPMVHKHAFEALDRTMKDVLSSSMGHQSELPFGGKVIVFGGDFRQILPVIPNGTRQQIVNASLSSSYIWSECKVLKLTKNMRLTVGAQTSNVESIEKFARWLLDIGEGNVGSENDGEALIEIPDDLAITDSDDPIQKKEYLSSDSICQTEQVLDSFQQDLYSADNLNALKIAGLPNHRLVLKVGVPVMLLRNIDQQSGLCNGTRLQITFLGKRVIEAEVISGGNIGTRVYIPRISMIPSDKKIPFQFQRRQFPLSVCFAMTINKSQGQSLSRVGLYLKDPVFSHGQLYVALSRVKTREGVKILAYDADGKPSKQTSNVVYKEIFGNL; via the exons ATGTGGGAATTCTTTGCATATCGAATACAGGATCGCATTAGTGGTTATTCTTTGGTTTTAAACGGAAGAAGACTGTTCCAACAGTTTTTGGTTGACGCTTACACTATGGTTGAAAGCGAAAGGTTAAATTTCATACGTGGTAAGCAGAAGAATCTACGATCTGAGACATTTGAAAATTTACAAAAGTATAAGCACACAGGTCAAGAAAATTTATCGAACACCGGTCAAAAGGTCATTCTGCCTTCTTCCTTTACTGGAGGGGCTCGGTTCATGCAACAAAACTACCTTGATGCTATGGCTTTATGTAAATGGTTTGGATACCCAGATTTTTTCATAACCATTACATGCAATCCTAAATGGCCTGAAATTTCAAGATTTCTTAAAGATACTTCAATTAAACCAGAAGACAGACCAGATATACTATGTCGATTGTTCAAGATGAAGTTGGATTCAATGATTAAAGATCTAAAGGATAACAAATTTTTTGGTGAAATGAACGCAG TTGTTTATACCGTTGAATTTCAAAAACGTGGCCTACCTCATGCacacatttgtttattcatgaaAGTCGATCATAAACTTCCCACCGTAGATCACATAGATCCTTTTATTTCAGCTGAAATTCCAGACAAATCTGAAGATCCTCAGTTATACACACTTGTGTCGGAGTATATGATTCATGGTCCTTGTGGGAATGCTAACTTGAGCTGTCCTTGCATGGTTGACAAAAGATGTTCTAAACGATTTCCTAAAAAGTTTTCTACTCAAACTATTATTGACTCAAGTGGTTTTCCGGTTTATCGAAGAAGAGATTGTGGCCGTACTGTTATAAAGAAAGGTGTTCAACTTGACAACCGAAGTGTTGTACCGTATAACAAAAGTCTATTAAGACGATACCAAACTCATATTAATGTTGAATGGTGTAACCAAGCAGGCTCCATAAAGTACCTTTTCAAGTACATTAACAAAGGTCCTGACCGGGCTACTGCCGTTGTGTTTTGCGAAGCAGAAGGGTCTAGCATTCAGAAACCAAAAGACGAAATAAAAGAGTACTACGATTGTAGATACATATCTGCTTGTGAAGCTTCTTGGAGAATTTTATCAAATGAAGTGCATTATAGATATCCTGCTGTAATGAGGCTTCCTTTTCATTTACCTGGTCAGCATAATGTTGTATATGGGGCagatgatgatattgaagatgTATTGAGCAAACCATCTGTTGCTTCTTCGATGTTTTTGAAATG GTATCAAACTGTTGGTAGAATTCATTCCGTTTCAATTGCTTCTGGTGAACCTTATTATTTAAGGATTCTCCTAAACAAAGTCAGGGGTCCCAAATCATTCGAAGATATTCGAACAGTTAATGGAGAGTTATTCCCCACTTTTAAAGACGCATGCTATGCAATGGGTCTTCTAGATGATGACAACGAATATGTTGAAGCAATTAAAGAAGCAAGTTTTGATGGTCATTGTCGGTATTTAAGAGCATTATTTGCCACAATGCTGTTAACAAATACTCTAACAAGACCTGAATTTGTTTGGGATAAAACGTGGCATTTATTAGGAGACGATATTTTGTACAGAC ATTTAACGCTTCCTGAAGATCAACTGAAGAATCAAATTTTGTTTGAAATTGAGAATTATTTAATTTCCAATGGTTCATCTTTAAGTAAGTTTACTACAATGCCTTATCCTGATCATCACTCTTTACGTCAAATTACCAACCGTCTAATCAATGATGAATTATCCCAAGACACAAATGAGTTGCAAACTGAGTTTTGTCGAATGAAAGAATGTCTAACTGAAGAGCAGTCGAACGTTTTTAATGAAATTATGCATGCAATCGATAGCCAAAATGGAGGGTTGTTTTTTGTATATGGTTATGGTGGAACTGGGAAGACTTTTTTGTGGAAGACATTGGCTTCTGCAATTAGATCTAAAGGGCAGATTGTGTTGAATGTTGCTTCGAGTGGTATTGCTTCGTTATTACTATCCAAAGGAAGGACGGCACATTCTAGGTTTAAAATCCCCATTAACTTGACAGAAGACTCCATGTGCCACATTAAGCCAAACGATGATGTTGCTGACCAACTAAAAGAGGCAAAGTTGATTATATGGGACGAAGCCCCTATGGTCCACAAGCATGCTTTTGAGGCACTAGATCGAACAATGAAAGACGTTTTATCGTCTTCTATGGGTCACCAGTCTGAACTACCATTTGGGGGTAAAGTTATTGTTTTTGGTGGGGACTTTAGACAGATCCTCCCGGTCATTCCTAATGGTACTAGACAACAAATTGTCAATGCTTCTTTGAGTTCTTCATATATATGGTCAGAATGCAAGGTTTTAAAATTAACCAAAAACATGAGGTTGACAGTTGGAGCTCAAACATCTAACGTTGAGTCTATTGAGAAATTTGCAAGATGGCTACTTGATATTGGTGAAGGAAACGTTGGTTCagaaaatgatggtgaagcacttaTAGAGATACCGGATGACTTAGCAATCACCGATTCGGACGATCCAATACAAA AAAAAGAGTATTTGAGCTCTGACAGTATCTGTCAAACTGAACAAGTACTTGATTCTTTCCAACAAGATTTGTATTCTGCTGATAATTTGAATGCTCTCAAAATAGCCGGTTTACCTAATCATAGGTTGGTTCTTAAAGTTGGTGTTCCTGTAATGCTTCTTCGAAACATTGATCAACAAAGTGGTCTATGTAATGGAACTAGACTTCAAATAACCTTTCTCGGTAAACGAGTTATTGAAGCTGAAGTAATATCAGGTGGGAATATTGGCACTAGAGTTTATATTCCAAGAATTTCAATGATTCCTTCTGACAAGAAGATACCGTTTCAGTTTCAAAGAAGGCAATTTCCGTTATCAGTATGTTTTGCTATGACAATTAACAAAAGTCAAGGGCAGTCTTTATCAAGAGTTGGGCTATATTTAAAGGATCCAGTTTTTAGTCATGGCCAGTTGTACGTTGCTTTATCGAGAGTGAAGACGAGAGAAGGTGTCAAAATTTTAGCGTATGATGCTGATGGTAAACCTTCGAAGCAGACATCAAATGTGGTTTACAAGGAGATATTTGGTAACTTGTGA
- the LOC110898613 gene encoding zinc finger protein BALDIBIS → MSGEDLSSSPSSLSAFIQDPISNPNPNSTNSSKRKRNLRGSPDPDAEVVALSPRSLMAKNRFVCEICNKGFQRDQNLQLHRRGHNLPWKLKQRNKLEVVKKKVYICPEISCVHHDPSRALGDLTGVKKHYFRKHGEKKWKCEKCSKKYAVQSDWKAHSKICGTREYKCDCGTIFSRKDSFITHRAFCDALNEENSRMASYPMMSNASNLNFRQDLMTMNSGGGGMRFLGMFGNSAKPILPIWLDRNANDSHFENPNNPSFLGSSSTNNNSNGNSNNNGILPSETVQWLTEDNKVGMQFNSLYNNYTTSTTTPPPPPPHMSATALLQKAAQMGSTSSTDHLVDTNRSRLMSTTSLSNLDSSNDQNNDERLMMMMMNPTKSHDSDFTRDFLGVGGNGRRMFNVQQNMFKFNSSSSSSMQN, encoded by the exons ATGTCTGGTGAAGATCTttcatcatctccttcttctcTCTCAGCTTTCATCCAAGATCCCATctcaaaccctaaccctaattccACAAACTCCTCTAAACGAAAGCGTAATCTCCGCGGTTCACCAG ATCCAGATGCAGAAGTGGTAGCCTTATCTCCAAGATCTCTAATGGCGAAAAACCGATTCGTATGCGAGATATGTAACAAGGGTTTTCAAAGAGATCAGAATCTACAGCTTCATAGAAGAGGACACAATCTACCATGGAAGCTTAAGCAAAGAAACAAGCTTGAAGTTGTGAAGAAGAAGGTTTATATTTGTCCGGAGATTAGTTGTGTTCATCATGATCCGTCACGAGCTCTTGGAGATCTTACCGGAGTTAAGAAGCATTATTTTCGTAAGCATGGTGAGAAGAAGTGGAAGTGCGAAAAGTGTTCGAAAAAGTATGCAGTTCAGTCGGATTGGAAAGCTCATAGCAAAATTTGTGGTACTAGAGAGTACAAGTGTGATTGTGGAACAATCTTTTCTAG GAAAGATAGCTTCATAACGCATAGAGCATTTTGTGATGCTTTAAACGAAGAAAACTCAAGAATGGCTTCCTATCCGATGATGTCAAATGCTTCAAATCTCAACTTCCGACAAGACTTGATGACGATGAACAGCGGTGGTGGCGGGATGCGGTTTCTTGGGATGTTTGGGAATTCAGCAAAGCCCATATTACCAATTTGGTTAGACCGAAATGCGAATGATTCGCATTTCGAAAACCCTAATAACCCTTCTTTTCTAGGGTCATCAAGCACGAACAATAATAGTAATGGTAACAGTAACAATAATGGAATTTTACCATCGGAAACCGTGCAGTGGTTGACCGAAGATAACAAAGTGGGAATGCAATTCAATTCTTTATATAACAACTACACCACTTCAACCACcacaccgccaccgccaccaccgcacATGTCTGCCACCGCGCTATTACAAAAAGCCGCTCAAATGGGGTCAACAAGTAGTACTGATCATCTGGTTGACACTAACCGGTCCCGGCTCATGAGTACTACAAGTTTATCAAATCTTGATTCATCAAATGACCAAAACAATGATGAGAgactaatgatgatgatgatgaacccGACCAAATCGCATGATTCGGATTTTACTAGGGATTTTCTTGGTGTTGGAGGGAATGGAAGAAGAATGTTTAATGTGCAACAAAACATGTTCAAattcaattcttcttcttcttcttcaatgcAGAATTAA
- the LOC110898614 gene encoding fasciclin-like arabinogalactan protein 11, with product MSTNFHTSHTSKFLLLPLIIFQCTMTTTILAQSQAPGPTGPTNITKILEKAGQFTTLIRLMKVTQLGDQINTQLNNSNQGMTVFAPTDNAFSSMKPGALNSLSDQQKVALLQFHVVPNYLTTSELQTVSNPVRTQAGDTGSNKFPLNIISSGNQVNVSTGVVDTTVSNSIYTDGSLAVYQVDKVLLPMSLFGSSAPAPAPEPLKKRKSGADVAAPATDDGSANADVSGAVVFGSKVHGVFIVVVAFITMLYM from the coding sequence ATGTCAACAAACTTTCACACATCTCACACTTCCAAATTCTTACTACTACCACTAATCATCTTCCAATGCACCATGACCACCACTATTCTAGCTCAGTCTCAGGCACCCGGACCAACCGGGCCCACCAACATCACCAAAATCCTCGAAAAAGCAGGCCAATTCACCACCCTCATCCGCCTTATGAAAGTCACACAACTAGGTGATCAAATCAACACACAACTAAACAACTCCAACCAAGGGATGACGGTTTTCGCCCCAACCGACAATGCATTCTCTTCCATGAAACCGGGAGCACTAAACTCGCTCTCGGACCAACAAAAAGTCGCGTTATTACAATTTCATGTCGTTCCTAACTACCTTACTACTTCAGAGCTTCAAACGGTTAGTAATCCGGTAAGGACACAGGCTGGAGATACTGGGAGTAACAAATTCCCGTTAAATATAATTTCCTCTGGCAACCAAGTTAATGTGTCGACTGGAGTCGTTGATACGACTGTTTCGAATAGTATCTACACTGATGGGTCACTTGCAGTGTACCAAGTGGATAAAGTGTTGCTACCCATGAGCTTGTTTGGTTCGTCGGCTCCTGCTCCCGCACCAGAACCTTTGAAAAAGAGGAAATCTGGTGCCGATGTAGCCGCTCCAGCAACCGATGATGGTAGCGCCAACGCGGACGTTTCGGGTGCAGTTGTTTTTGGTAGTAAGGTGCATGGAGTGTTCATTGTAGTGGTTGCTTTCATTACAATGTTGTATATGTGA
- the LOC110901288 gene encoding uncharacterized protein LOC110901288, translating to MSKRTSNFRSSTSSSGKSKQFDVNSVLDRTPLSNISNVIDTGERRRIRKRILESKRSKNRTSSSNVGVTLRDKENSSHVSNVTNQIDMTIPFQRSVDATLSSYINNIGDFDRIPLSAISTVIDTGERRSIRKAIIDKKKGKKKTSTTNVDVGIRGKENVSQVSNVTHNINTTIPLHGSLNGMPALLDTNLSRNDNLQNNDVSLCTPGVYSINSNILTYTNSTSTSNRTSLSKLSASKRKLKHKARDLSPVVMQSLESGDPSDAEIFVPDPYKGISSEYMDHGDQVVICDICHAKLWTSEGGKGRLTLGKLCYGLCCGYGKVELPHLKEANPSYKNLFHMSDQRSKFFLKNIRRYNCMFSFTSMGGKVDSKINKGNAPFIYRISGQNFHSLGSLKPANGKQAKFSQLYIYDTENEVYNRQSVLGQHVTSHEQELDVEIIEYLKDFLDSHNELVKSYRMVRNHFQQNPGANLKLRLIYNRDKDGRTYNLPSSTEVAALIVDDLDASIDRRDIFVETQSGMLKRISELHPSYLALQYPIFSRLVMMDIESIFLIGMV from the exons ATGTCAAAGAGAACCTCTAATTTTcgttcatcaacatcatcatctggTAAATCTAAACAGTTTGATGTGAACA GTGTTTTGGATAGAACTCCTCTATCAAACATTTCAAATG TTATTGATACCGGTGAAAGGCGAAGAATCCGAAAAAGAATACTTGAGAGTAAGAGGTCGAAGAATAGAACTTCTTCTTCAAATGTTGGTGTGACGTTACGTGATAAAGAAAACTCATCTCACGTATCTAATGTTACAAATCAGATAGATATGACAATCCCTTTTCAGAGAAGTGTAGATGCTACGCTATCTTCATATATTAATA ATATAGGTGATTTTGACAGAATTCCTCTATCAGCCATTTCTACTG TTATTGATACTGGAGAAAGACGAAGTATCCGAAAAGCAATAATTGACAAAAAGAAGGGAAAGAAAAAAACTTCTACTACAAACGTTGATGTCGGCATACGTGGGAAAGAAAACGTATCTCAAGTCTCTAATGTTACACATAATATAAATACGACAATCCCGTTACATGGAAGTCTGAATGGTATGCCTGCTTTACTTGATACAAACTTAT CCC GTAATGATAATTTGCAAAACAACGATGTATCCTTATGTACCCCCGGCGTATATTCGATTAACTCAAATATCTTGACATATACCAATTCGACTTCAACATCTAACAGAACATCACTTAGTAAGTTATCAGCCAGTAAGCGCAAACTGAAGCACAAGGCACGTGATTTATCCCCAGTAGTTATGCAAAGTTTGGAATCGGGTGACCCTAGCGATGCTGAAATTTTTGTTCCAGATCCTTATAAAGGAATTTCAAGTG AGTACATGGATCATGGTGATCAAGTTGTTATATGTGATATTTGTCATGCCAAGTTATGGACTTCCGAAGGTGGAAAAGGTCGATTGACATTGGGCAAGTTATGTTATGGTTTATGTTGTGGATATGGGAAAGTTGAGCTACCACATTTAAAGGAGGCAAATCCGTCGTATAAAAATTTGTTCCACATGTCCGATCAAAGAAGCAAGTTCTTCTTAAAGAATATCCGACGATATAATTGTATGTTCTCTTTTACATCAATGGGTGGAAAGGTTGATTCCAAAATAAACAAGGGAAATGCTCCATTTATATACCGAATTAGTGGTCAAAATTTTCATAGCTTAGGTAGTCTAAAACCAGCTAATGGCAAGCAAGCTAAGTTTTCTCAACTATACATATACGATACTGAGAACGAGGTATATAACAGACAAAGTGTATTGGG GCAACATGTAACTTCACATGAACAGGAGTTGGACGTCGAAATAATTGAATACCTTAAAGATTTTTTAGATTCCCATAATGAGTTGGTTAAATCTTACAGAATGGTACGAAACCATTTTCAACAAAATCCTGGAGCAAACCTTAAGCTCCGACTTATTTACAACAGAGACAAAGATGGAAGAACTTATAATCTGCCATCCTCGACTGAAGTAGCTGCTTTGATTGTCGACGATTTAGATGCTTCTATTGATCGTCGTGACATTTTTGTTGAAACTCAATCTGGTATGCTTAAACGTATTAGTGAGTTACATCCATCATACCTTGCTCTTCAATAtcctattttttcccgtttggtGATGATGGATATAGAATCGATATTCCTCATAGGGATGGTGTAA